A region of Streptomyces deccanensis DNA encodes the following proteins:
- a CDS encoding ATP-binding protein, translated as MTEGRPDEAASAPLWERDTEIAAVAQAIDELRVDKASPGSVLVFSGEAGIGKTALLTEARRLAEARGCTVWYARGGETVASVPFNVVRQLLQPALIGLLEEEIREYLGDWYDMAGPALGLTEPGAGTADPQAVCDGLVAAVNRLSRRTWPLVLLIDDAHWADQETLHWLSAVVDRLTEMCVLVVVARRPGEATGEGTRHLARIASKARPLAPLSSLTPDATAGLTRATVGEHADDPFCREVWAVTGGNPYETVELLAKVQDSPLEPVEGSAAELRDLNRSARGRGLVARLETLGVDATRFAWAAAILHTGISVDIVARLASLSRETAAECARLLTDARILTEPSPVNRRAEDGDLEFVHPLIATAVYKSIPPGIRTAFHGVAATVVSESGRGAAAASRHLVEVHADGDPELVEQLRAAAREHLAVGAPDAARRCLERALKEPPEPDVRARVLYELGCATLLTSPATTVEYLRSALAEPGLDDDERVDAVFRLSQALLHNDQLEEAVRTVDAEAARLEPGPARMRLQAAHYMWEVIHADVELSPTHSQELSALAATCTGKDNSERALLILRGFEAVVRGENAEEVVEFCDRALVNGRLAPGLGWTDSEWDIELPLMLAIAYAYADRLDRAESLYTEALRTYETAGWSGGHLALAHAYVGHGHRMRGRLKQAEESLRKSLAFAERVGRGLPLHWSSTCNLVDTLLARGHVQEAWDVAEEHGFAPPYPSTVVLPDPRSVRGRLLLAVGRTEDGINELEAAEKAAASRGHHNTVIAPWGGDLARALATEDPRRAAELALNVRRRAERLGTDTAIGEALRLEAYLATGKQASSLYAKAVTYLAASPSAYEHAAARVDYGIAIRSASELNRGLTLAESCGADGLVRRAREALDRLV; from the coding sequence GTCCCCTTCAATGTCGTACGGCAGTTGCTGCAGCCCGCGTTGATCGGGCTGTTGGAAGAGGAGATCCGCGAGTACCTGGGCGACTGGTACGACATGGCCGGACCGGCGCTGGGGCTCACGGAGCCGGGCGCGGGCACCGCCGACCCGCAGGCCGTGTGCGACGGGCTGGTCGCCGCGGTGAACCGGCTCTCCCGACGTACCTGGCCGCTCGTGCTGCTCATCGACGACGCCCACTGGGCCGACCAGGAGACGCTGCACTGGCTGTCCGCAGTCGTCGACCGTCTGACGGAGATGTGTGTCCTCGTCGTGGTGGCCCGCCGCCCTGGTGAGGCCACCGGTGAAGGCACCCGCCACCTCGCCCGGATCGCCTCGAAGGCCCGCCCGCTGGCCCCGCTCAGCTCGCTCACCCCCGACGCCACCGCCGGACTCACCCGTGCCACGGTCGGTGAGCACGCCGACGATCCGTTCTGTCGCGAGGTCTGGGCCGTCACCGGCGGCAACCCGTACGAGACCGTCGAACTGCTCGCCAAGGTGCAGGACAGCCCTCTCGAACCGGTCGAGGGATCCGCCGCCGAACTGCGCGATCTGAACCGCTCGGCACGCGGCCGGGGCCTTGTGGCCCGGCTGGAGACGCTCGGTGTCGACGCCACTCGCTTCGCCTGGGCCGCGGCCATCCTGCACACCGGTATCTCTGTGGACATCGTCGCCCGGCTCGCCTCGTTGAGCAGGGAGACGGCGGCCGAGTGCGCCCGCCTGCTGACCGACGCGCGCATTCTTACGGAACCGAGTCCGGTGAACCGCCGGGCGGAGGACGGCGATCTCGAGTTCGTGCATCCTCTGATCGCCACAGCGGTCTACAAGTCGATCCCGCCGGGCATCAGGACCGCGTTCCACGGCGTGGCCGCGACCGTCGTCAGCGAGTCCGGTCGCGGAGCCGCGGCGGCATCGCGCCACCTCGTCGAAGTGCACGCCGACGGTGACCCCGAACTGGTCGAGCAGCTGCGCGCCGCCGCGCGCGAGCACCTCGCCGTGGGCGCCCCGGACGCCGCCCGTCGTTGTCTGGAGCGGGCGCTGAAGGAGCCGCCGGAGCCGGACGTCCGTGCCCGCGTGCTGTACGAGCTGGGCTGTGCCACTCTGCTCACCTCGCCCGCCACCACCGTCGAGTACCTCCGCTCGGCGCTCGCCGAACCGGGGCTCGACGACGACGAACGCGTGGACGCGGTCTTCAGGCTGTCCCAGGCGCTGCTCCACAACGACCAGTTGGAGGAGGCCGTCCGCACGGTCGACGCCGAGGCCGCCCGGCTGGAACCGGGGCCGGCCCGGATGCGACTCCAGGCCGCCCACTACATGTGGGAGGTCATCCACGCCGACGTGGAGCTCTCGCCCACCCACTCCCAGGAGCTCTCGGCCCTCGCCGCGACCTGCACGGGGAAGGACAACTCCGAGCGCGCGCTGCTCATCCTGCGAGGCTTCGAGGCGGTGGTCCGGGGCGAGAACGCCGAAGAGGTCGTCGAGTTCTGCGACCGCGCCCTCGTCAACGGCCGACTGGCGCCCGGCCTCGGCTGGACCGACAGCGAATGGGACATCGAACTGCCGCTGATGCTGGCCATCGCGTACGCCTACGCGGACCGGCTCGACCGGGCGGAGAGCCTCTACACAGAGGCTCTGCGCACCTATGAGACGGCCGGGTGGAGCGGTGGTCATCTCGCTCTGGCCCATGCCTATGTCGGACACGGGCATCGCATGCGGGGCCGCCTCAAGCAGGCGGAGGAGTCGCTGCGCAAGTCACTGGCCTTCGCCGAGAGGGTCGGCCGCGGGCTGCCGCTGCACTGGTCGTCGACCTGCAACCTCGTCGACACGCTGCTCGCCCGCGGTCATGTGCAGGAGGCGTGGGACGTCGCCGAGGAACACGGCTTCGCGCCACCGTACCCGTCCACCGTGGTGCTGCCCGACCCCCGTTCCGTCCGCGGGCGGTTGCTGCTCGCCGTCGGCCGAACCGAGGACGGCATCAACGAGTTGGAGGCCGCGGAGAAGGCAGCCGCCTCCCGCGGGCATCACAACACGGTCATCGCCCCCTGGGGCGGGGACCTCGCCCGGGCCCTCGCCACCGAGGACCCGCGCCGTGCCGCCGAGTTGGCCCTGAACGTCCGTCGCCGTGCCGAACGCCTCGGCACGGACACCGCCATCGGTGAGGCCCTGCGGCTGGAGGCCTACCTCGCCACCGGCAAACAGGCCTCCTCCCTGTACGCCAAGGCGGTCACCTACCTGGCGGCCTCGCCCTCCGCCTACGAACACGCGGCGGCGCGTGTCGACTACGGCATCGCGATCCGTTCGGCCTCCGAACTCAACCGGGGTCTGACCCTGGCGGAGTCCTGTGGAGCGGACGGGCTGGTCAGGCGGGCGAGGGAGGCCCTGGACCGGTTGGTGTAG